The Apium graveolens cultivar Ventura chromosome 10, ASM990537v1, whole genome shotgun sequence nucleotide sequence CATTTCCTTGCATGGTGAAACAAACTTTTTAGAATTTGTTATGGCCTGTTAATATGTTTGTGGAAGTCTTTTATCTATTTAAATTTTTTCTTTATTTAACAGCTGATGAATCAATATCTAACGAAGTGGTTCATAGCTTGATATTCTCTTGGATAGTGTGAAATGGGATGACAAAGGGTTGGCGGTGGCTATAGCTCAACATGTTGACACAGGAGCAGTTTTAATGCAAGGTTTTGCCAACAGGGATGCACTTGCATCCACCATTTCCTCTAAGAAAGCCACATTTTACAGTAGATCAAGGTCAAAGTTATGGACCAAGGGGGAGACCTCTATGAATTACATTAATATCTGCGATGTCTTCTTAGACTGCGACAAAGACTCCGTAAGCTTAGATTAATTTGAATCCTATCACTTAATTTGACTTGTGTTTGAGTTCTTCTCAACTATGTAACTCTCACTCTGACACAGATACTATATCTTGGAAAGCCAGATGGACCCTCTTGCCATACTGGATCAGAAACCTGCTACTATACATCTGTTTTTGATTCCCTGCATAGTTCACAGGTGTGTATGCTTGCCTTCTTTGTTTGATTGTTATCCATAAACATAGCTCGTAGGTCTTGGTAAAGTTTTTATTTATAAAGCTAGATGTTAAGTAAAAAAATGTCTTTGTACAGGCAGAAGGAAGTAAATTGGCAATGACAACATTACAGTCCCTAGAGGCCACAATCCTCCAACGAAAAGCAGAAATATCAGAATCTTCAACTGCAAAGCCTTCGTGGACTAGGCGGTTGCTGCTCGACAACAAGTTGCTTTGCTCGAAAATCCGGCAAGACCAAGATGCATAGTTTAGATTCTTTATGAATGTACATGTTTTGTGACTAGTATTATATCCTGTTGCAAACAGTCATTAAGCTTGAGGCTCATACATGTCACAATTGTCTATCTTCTTATATTTGGAGATTTTTTTGCTAATTATATTTGGACATTTTTGTTGCAGAGAGGAGGCTGATGAGTTATGCCGAACCCTGGAAGACAGTGAGGAAGCACCACAGACTGCATCAGAAATGGCTGATGTGCTGTATCATGCTATGGTTTTACTGTCTGTAAGAGGAGTGACCATGGAAGAGGTCTTAACTGTCCTTCGGAAGAGATTCTCAAGATCAGGCATTGAGGAAAAAAGAAGCCGCAAGCTGGAAGGAAGCTAAAGTAAACATCAATTCTTAGTAAGTTTTCAAAGGAAATTGTGTATGGAACTGTGTAGAAATAAGACATCACCTGAAAGTACTGATACGAGTTAAATTAGCAGCCCAATTTTTTTCGAGAATGTAACATAATAgagaatatttttatttatggAGATTCATTAATTACCGTCAGTATTTTTTATTTGAGTTTGTCAAGTAGGAATGTGGCATTTGTTATTTTAGTCCATGACAGTGGAGTAAACAACTCAGAATTCTTGCTTTAGCCTGGATGATATATAACGTGCCAATATTTGTTCTACTTTGATTTTCTTGGAACCCCTTACTGATCTCAAACGAAACGTGCGTCTCAAACGTTTCTCGATAAACAGCAGATTATGTTGTCTTCTCTGGATCAAGTTGAGTTCAGTCTTTGAGCTGAGCAGAGCCTTTTAAGCTTGTATTTAAACATGTAGCATCGCGGCTTTTGATTTCCTGTACAGTGCTTTGTTTGTTGATTATCTTCACTCTTTAAAGATAGCTCTCCTTTTAACATTTTATTTGTAGAGCTGGATATTGATACGAAGATATGTCGTTGTTTAGGCGGAAGAAAATTAAGGCAAAATAAGCAGAAGAGAAGAATGACGAGGGATGGGCACATGACAGTGACAAAAAATATGATCAGGCCGGAGAAAAATACACAGGGAATGGAATGAGCAAAAACCCATTTAAGGAACAAACATGCAGCTATGAGCTATGTATAATCTCGACAACGCAATTTTAAAACTTCGAAAAAATATATGGAGAAGCAAGGAGTTGAACCTCGAACCTTGTTTCAGCATGAAACTAATCACAATTAGATCAATCATAATATGATAATGCTATTCTTTTCAAATCTTGATGGATGCTAGAGGGAATTGAACATCGTATAGATATATTATGTAAAACTTGATATGATAACTTCAAGGTAAAAACACTTACTGTGATAAATCAATCAATGGTACAGAGTTAAAACTAGAGTTGTGTCAACACTTCGTATATCAAAAAAATTAGCTTTGCTTATTCTCGACAACAcgattttgaaaaaaataaattaaattatggAGAAGCGAGGATTTGAACCCTGATCAATCATAATCATAATAGGAGAATGATAATGTTTCCAtatttataaattgattaatgtACTGTACAAAGAAGGAGAAGTCTCTTATGGAAGAATTTGCAGTCTTAACAATTAATTAACTTGTTCCCAGCAAATCTCATATCCTAGCTAAAATTAGGAGAAATTAATTAACAAAATGCCGTTGTTGAGCTCAGAAGAAAATTAGGAGTTGCAGCATTACAGTCCCAAGTGTAAAAAATTATATGGAGAAGCGAGGATTCGAACCTCGAACCTTGTTTCAGCAAGAAACATCTGCAATAAAGCCCGAACAATGCAATAAATGCTCTACCAATTGAGCTACTTCCCCGGTGATGTTTTGCATATATTTTTGTCTTATTAATCAACTTAGCAAGTAACAATACTTCTCCAAAAATAATGTGTTTTGAAACTGTCCTATGCATCAATCTAATTGCAACCTATTCTCTACAAATTCACAAAATATTGTGCAGAACAACGCAGGTGTTGTATATTGTTAGACTTTCAGAACATGATGTACGGACATGGCTAAGTTATGACAAAATAAATTTCCTTTTATATGATTCCGTGATTTCGAGTATATTAGTTCTACCTGTAAAAAACATTTGGATATTTTTGTTGCAGAGAGGAGGCTGATGAGTTAATCAAGTAGCAACGTGGCATTTGTAATTTGAATCCATGACAGTGGAATGAACAACTCAAAGCCTTCTCAACAACGGGAGACCATGTATCTTGGTCAATTCTTGCTTCCCTGAACCATATTTCCTGTGCCAATATTGGTTCTACTTTGATTTCGAACATTTCTCGAGAAAGAGCAGATTCTGTTGTCAGTGAATTATACATTGGGATTGGAATGAGTAAAAACCCATTTAACGAACAAACACACTGTGTGCCCATGAGCACACATTGAACCTCAAACCTTATTTCAAGCAAGAAACTAATTGGGACAAGATCAGTCAAAGTCTGATAATGCTCTACCAATTGAGCTACTTTCCCATTAATTTATTGTTGCGTTATTTTTTTATCATTACATTAAGTAGTAATGAACAATACATCTTTGAATAATTTATTTGAAAAGAGACAAATTAAAATCACGTAGAAACAAATCAATTCATTAAACTATGCTAGCTGCTGGATATGCACAAATCTTATAAATACCTTTGAgtaattatggagcaaataagGATATCAAAGAACAGATGTTCTATTTCACAAAAAAGATATCAGATGCTCATGGCACCAAGTCTAGATATGAAAAAAACAAGACAATATGTACATAAAAATGATGAGATGCTTATGTAATCTGGACTAGACCTGTCAATTCGTTCGTGTCGTATATTTTTGTGTCGTATATCTTTCATGTCGTGTATTCAAAAACTAAACACAAAACCGATCCATTTAGGTTTCGTGTACTTTCATTACGTGTTCATGTACATCCGTGTGACAATGTCGTTCTTGTGTCGTGTTTCATGTAAAACtgatataattaaataattaaatataaatattggaTTTTTAATTTCAGGTCAAAATATACAAAATAATATATGAAATGTATATATTTTAAAGAAATCATTTATACCTACAACATTACAAAGATATGCATTATTTTTAAactatttattataaatttacatatttaaatttaaatttatttaatttaaacatacatatttataataaatattaatatttactTATAAATGTGTTTATTTCGTGTACCTTTTGTCGTGTACCCGATGGGTAAACATAAAACCGACAAACATCTCAGTCATATTCTCAAAATGCAAACACAAATACTAAATTTTTATTTCATTTCGTTTCATGTGAAAAATTACCAGTCTAATCTAAAGACTCAATAAGAAAAAGTTGTATTTGGAAAGGCGAGAAATCGAATGCCATAACTAAGCTCGCACCATTTTCAACATGATTTTGTTATATTAAGATCAAGGATTGAATATTTAGAGAAAGCACTATTCTCTATCTATTTActttatttttcaataatattTTTAATGAAAGGATGTAGTGGCGTGGCTATTTTTAGTTAGAGATCTACTATAGTCTAATCGTTTACATTTTACttctataatttttatattttaaatttggAGCATTTTGTTCGAGATTTTTAAAACTCTAAAATCTATTTGATTCGATTTTATTTAGTGTTTTTCTTATGGCGTGTTTTACATCTCTAAATTCTATTTGTTTCGGATTTGAATATTTTTACTTGCGAAGCACGTCTTTAATGGCTCTAAATTCTTTAGGATTTggttttaaatattattttcctTAATAGTGCATGTCTTTCTCTTTTTATTCTGGTAGCAACCTGTTTTCAATATGCTagtaattttatttgattttcttgTATACTCAACTCGGATCATGTGTTCTCTAGctcttgtatatatatatatatatatatatatatattctatttCTATGGTGCTTGTTTTCTTATATTCGTGACTAAATATCAAGAGTTATATATTTGTTGGACTGTTATTATCGAGTTATCGAAGCATGGTAATTTGCTGGTTAAAAaaagatttttttaatattaaagaGGTATCGGTTCGTTCGGCAATGTAAGATTGTGAATTGTAGCTTTATCCAACCAAACTtgtaagaaaaaataaaaatgttaGAAATGATATATTGTGTAAAGAAAGAAGAGCATTCAAAGAGAAAAAAAGACATGGAAATTAAGGCCCATAAGGGCATCTTTGTTAGTAAAACATTGTTAGTTGAAATTTTATTAATCCTCATATTAactataattattatttatatttaaaatattatctTTTTAGTAATTTCAAATATGTATTAGTGAaagtaaatttattatattaTGACATTTTTATATTTGTGTCAatattttaaagaaaatattataaaataaaaattaataatttagttaatttttattttataacttaaaataactgaaaaaattatcttaattttaccatattagaatttttataaattttgttaacaataaagtaatatttttacacttaatattacataatattattattttataaataaaaatatatatagtACATCTATACATATAATAATAATGAACGTATAtacataatttttatattataattttatgtATATAAAAAGCACCTTAAATATTTTAAGTTAAATAAAgaaaaaatgatttaaagtattatgctataatttttaaataaaaataaaatttaaaacaagGTTTGGGAAAGTGTTAGAGTTATAAGTAGAAGATTATAATTAGATTAATTTAAATGATAGCCTAAGAATTAACAAATACTTATTTCTAATTGTCTAAAAAAATCACAAATAAACATTAGAATGTTATGCATGTTTAGTAACCAGACCATCTAATATTTTAAGATATTATCTTTACTAGAtcttataatatttttatagCACACTCTCGCTTAAAAGCAAGAATTTGAACTCAAGTTCGACTCTGATACATTGTCAGGTAACCGGCACATCCGAAAGTTTAAGGTATTAAAGTAAGGTACCAACTGGATCTCATAATATTTTTCTAACAAAGCACTAAAATTACTGATACGATACGTAAAACAATGAAGGAAATAGTTTAAGAAACAAAATTTATTTTAGAGACCATAATGTTCAGATATGTTCTTGATTTCGCAATCagaaaattttaaatatttattcttgCTAACATCTATCTCGTTGATATCTATTCGATTTTAAGTAAATGAACGTTGTATTTATGTTTAATGTTTcgatttgagttttaaaaattaatctataATCGTATATTGGTATAAATATTTCACGAGTCAAATATTAGCGATTGTTCGGCCTCTTTAGTAAATATGATAAGAATTTATTATTCAAATTCAGATTTTTAGGAAAGAAAAATAATACTTTTTTGCAGATGTATGGCATCTTTGTTTTCTTGAGAAAGCACATCAAATTTAATTATAAAAAGGGCTTCAACCCACAACTCTAAGCATATTTCACTCAGTATTTTATATCATTGTTTACCATTCGAAAGATGAATCCTGAGTACTCCTTTTCTTTCTCAAATTCAATGAATTACCCTTTTACTGCTCTTCCTATCCCAAATTCAATGGGTTACTCTAATCCTACTTTACCCAACAGTGAAGAACACAACCTTCAGCCATTCCAAAACACTATAATGTCTAATGTTGATGTTGATAATGTTGATGTTGGTGATGGTAAATGTAATGCTGGTCATCTTGGAGATGGTAACGGTATGAGTTATGAGGGTCAGTCTGGTGGAATGGCTCAGACTGATGGAAGCAATGTTGATCAGACCGGTGGAAGTAGTATTGGTCAGATTTCTAGGTCTAGCCTTCAGGTGATGAATAACAACAGGGTCGACAAAGTGTTCTGTAAGTACAACCCCATATTGTTTTAGAAAATCTGTCTCTCCTGCAACACGTATAGATGTTTGTTAAAATGAGGAAAGTAATTGTGGATTGGTAAGAGACAATAAACATCGTTTTTGCATTGATATTAAACGTGCTCTCTACAACAATGGTACT carries:
- the LOC141693485 gene encoding histidine biosynthesis bifunctional protein hisIE, chloroplastic-like isoform X1; protein product: MATLSNCFQPLKFSPKRHRFNSTSLFTRRCSVSATINQSKLDILLDSVKWDDKGLAVAIAQHVDTGAVLMQGFANRDALASTISSKKATFYSRSRSKLWTKGETSMNYINICDVFLDCDKDSILYLGKPDGPSCHTGSETCYYTSVFDSLHSSQAEGSKLAMTTLQSLEATILQRKAEISESSTAKPSWTRRLLLDNKLLCSKIREEADELCRTLEDSEEAPQTASEMADVLYHAMVLLSVRGVTMEEVLTVLRKRFSRSGIEEKRSRKLEGS
- the LOC141693485 gene encoding histidine biosynthesis bifunctional protein hisIE, chloroplastic-like isoform X2; its protein translation is MQGFANRDALASTISSKKATFYSRSRSKLWTKGETSMNYINICDVFLDCDKDSILYLGKPDGPSCHTGSETCYYTSVFDSLHSSQAEGSKLAMTTLQSLEATILQRKAEISESSTAKPSWTRRLLLDNKLLCSKIREEADELCRTLEDSEEAPQTASEMADVLYHAMVLLSVRGVTMEEVLTVLRKRFSRSGIEEKRSRKLEGS